The genomic DNA CCAGAATTTGAAACCTTCTACACCAAAAACATCTTGTTGAACGAAGGTATGCGGGCTTGGTTGGCTCCCCAAGACCAACCCCATCAGAAGTTTGTATTCCCTGAAGAAGTCTTACCTCGCGGTAATGCTCTGTAAGCACAATACTTTCTAGTTGATGGTTTCGCCTCCACAGGAGTGGGGGCGATTTTTTTTAGGCTGCTTTCTTGCTGAAGGTTGTGTTATTGTAAGTTACAGGTGTTTCAGCATTGGATTGAACGCCTAACTGGGACGATGTACTGCAAAATTCATTCTTTACAGGAGGTGATGCCCATGAGCGAGAGTAGTAGTAAATTTAAGGGTCATCAATTTGGAGTTAACCGGCTGCGTGCCGGGGCTGTACTATAACTTTTTGAAATCTTCCTCGCTTCTACCGACCAGTCGGAAGTAGCGAGAACCTGTCTGGGAGACATTGAAGTTTTTAAGGTTATAGTTCCTCCCGGCAGTCAGGTGCCAATTATGAAGATCCGCTAGACCGCTCTTACATCGAGTGCTACGACTGTTTCTGTCGGGTATCGAGTAAGAGCGGATAGTTTTTAAGGGCGGACTCGGACGCGATCGGTGATTAAAATTCTTAATCAGAAGTTAGCGGGAAGCGCGATCGCTACTAACCTCCCCCTCCTGTCGAACCCTAGAGTTTCTAAGCTTAGCGGTGTAAAAGAAAGAAATTCTTATCAAAAAGGTCTGTCAACCCCGAATATTTGAGAGCGCTCCTTCGGCAAACTGGACTTATAATTAAATGGAGAACTCGGTTACTTTGTCGAGTAATGAGTTATCATTGTCGGCGAACACTTCGGTAAGTTATGCGATCGCCGATTCAGGTGATGTATAATACCGAGTGAAATCGACAGAAGCCATTTAGAGCAAGGTGTGAGGAAAAAAATATGTTGAAATTGCTCTGGAGATATCAACTGATTGGTCATGCTGCTTTAGGAGCAGCACTGGCAGTCTCCTCTGCGGCAGTAGCAGCAGAAGGCAACGCGGCGCTACAACCGGAAGCAGCACAAAAAGCTGCCGAAATCGAGTTGAGCGACGCTACTAAGGCTAACCTCAAAGAAGTGAAGGCAGCCGAAGTAGTTCCCGTAGCCCAGCAAGATACGACGACAGAAGCGAAAGCAATTGAAGCTTCGCAGCCTATTGAAAACGCTGCACCGAAATTACCGGTAGCAGTTGCCCTTTCTAACGAAGTTCGCCCGGAAACCAACGCAACCGCAACCAGCAGCGTCGAGCAAATCGCTCAAAACGCTAACAATGCGGAAATTTTACGGGAAATCAATCTCTACAGCAACGAAAACCCAGCCGCAGGTCAAAGCCTTCAAGGCGCTTCTAAATTCCGCGACGTTCGTCCGACCGACTGGGCTTTCCAAGCGTTAGACGACTTAATCAAGCGCTATGACTGTCTCGTCGGTTATCCCGATGGAACCTTCCGAGGCAATCGCCCCTTGAGTCGTTACGAGTTCGCAGCCGGTTTGAACGCTTGCTTAAACCAAATCGAACGTTTGATTGCAGAAGCAACCACCGACTTTGTAACGAAAGAAGATTTAGAAACTCTGCGTCGTTTGATGCAAGAGTTTGAAGCCGAACTGGCAACGCTCGGCACCCGCGTTGATAACCTGGAAGCACGTACTGCTTTCTTGGAAGATCACCAATTCTCCACGACCACCAAGTTGAGTGGGGAAGTCATCTTCGCGCTCACCAACAACTTCGGTAACGATCGCGGTCTGAATAATACCCTAAGCAGCATCGGCGAAGCAGCGTTTGGAGATCGCGTTCGTTTGACCTTCAACACCAGCTTCACGGGTAAAGACCGTTTGGTCACTCGTCTTGCGGCTGGAAATTTACGTTCTTTCACGGGCGGTTCGCTGCCGTTCCCAACGGGTGGCAACCCAGATACCACTGGTACTTATGAAGGAACTCAAACCTTTAACCTGCAACCCAGCGAGAACTTCGACAACAACGTAAAAGTTGACTGGTTAGCTTACTACTTCCCGTTTGCAGGTATCAATACCCTCGGCGTGAACAACTCTTACGTTTACGTTGCGGCGACTGGTGGGATTTGGAGCGATATTGCCCCGACGACCAACCCCTACTTTGAAGACTACGATGGCGGTAATGGCGCGTTATCGACTTTTGCTTCGGAAAACCCAATCTACCGAGTTGGTGGTGGTGCTGGGGCAGCAATCAGCTTTGGCTTTAGCCCCCTCGAGTCTGTTATCGGACCGAGTACGGTAACGTTAGGTTACTTAGCAGGTGAAGCGAATAACCCAGGGCAGAGTCGAGGCTTATTTAACGGCGACTACGCAGCCTTAGCTCAAGCTAACTTTAACCTGTTTGATTACTTTGCAGTTGGTTTAACCTACGTCCACGGTTATCACGGTTACGGCAGTCCGATTTATGGAGCAGGTTCTACTGGAACCTTTAATGATTCCAGTCAGTTTGTTTCCAACTCGGGCGTTGTTGGCAGTTACATGGCTAATAATCCTTTGTTTCAAGCAGATCCGGGTAATGCCCTTGGTGGCGGAGGCTTGGGTATCGGTGCAACGGTTACAAACTCTTACGGTGCGGAAGTTGCTTTCCGTCCCTTTAGCGGTATCTCTGTCAGCGGTTTTGTAACTAAAACGGATGCTACGCTGATTAACCTCGGCGATGCCGACATTTGGAGTTGGGGCGGCGGCGTTGCTTTCCCTGACTTTGGGAAGCAAGGTAGCGTTCTCGGTTTCTTCGGTGGCATCCAACCGACCCTGCGCGGTATTAACAGCACCTCGCCACTCTTCAGCCGCGACACTTTCCGTATGGATACCGGCTGGCACGTTGAAGGCTTCTACAAGTACCAAGTGACGGATAATATTTCCATCACTCCCGGCGTGATCTGGTTGACTCGTCCGAACCAAAACAACAACAGCGAACCGATCGTCATCGGTACGCTCAGAACGACCTTCAAGTTCTAAGTTAAACCTTAGCTGAACTCAGCTAAATTTATTTGAAAAGCTTACCCTGCTTAAGAGCGGGGTTTTTTTTTGCGGAATTAAACCCCTAAAACTCCATAACTCTAGTGGAGAACCGGAGTATACTGGATCCGATTGTATGTTCTGTTCACCTTAAAGGTTGCTAAAAGTCTGTGGAACTGTCTTGTAAGACGGAATATGCCCTACTCGCGCTCATGGAGTTAGCCAGTCATTATTCGAGAGGCGAACCGTTACAAATCCGCCAAATCGCAACGCAACAAGGAATTCCCGATCGCTACCTCGAACAAATCCTCGCTGCATTGCGGCGTGGGGGGTTAGTCTTGAGTCAGCGGGGGGCGAAGGGCGGCTATATTTTGGCGCGAGAACCTTGGAAGATTAACTTACTCGACGCGATCGCCTGTTTGGAAAGTTTAAACTCTCGCAATAAGTTAGAGACACTCTGCCAAACAGTAGAGGGCGAAGTTCTCACTCAGGTTTGGCAGGAAATCCGCGATCGCACCTTAACCGTCTTGCAGCATTACACCCTCCAAGATTTATGCGAGCGACGGGATGCGCGCGCGCAAGCAGCTATCATGTATTACATCTAAAGGATCGTGAATAGTAAAGAGAAAACGGCTTAGAACTAACTTCCGGAAGAAGGGATTTCAGCATTGGCAGCGTTATTGCCTAATTCGCGTTCTAAAACTTTCCGAATCGCTTTCGCTCTTCGTCGCTGGTCGTAGGCGACGCACTCTTCATCCGTAACGGGGCGATTTTCGCGGCGACAAATCCCGATCAATCCCGTTGCTTCCCGCCCGCCAGTCCCAAAAGACTGGACTCTTGCGTAAGTAATCGCCTCGATTCCTTGTAGCCCCTTCTCCCTCGCTTCAGACAACTTGTGGGGAAAGCGTGGAAAGGTGCGAGGATTGGCTTGATTGGCTAAATCGAGCGTATTGAGCAAAGCTTCCTTATCCTTCAGGTCGATTCCCGCTAAGAGTAATTCCTTCGCCGCCCTCGGTTTGAACTGACCAATATAGCGATCGCAACTCTCATCCGCACCATTCACGCCCGACGTGCGATTTTGATTCGAGCAGTAGCCAAAATTCCGCACGCCATTTCCAGGATCGGTATGACCGTAATACAGCGAGGTCAACTCCCCCGATACAGTTAAATTCCCCTCGGCGTGACCGATCGCGCGGCGAATCAAATCTTGAGAAACCGAGCCTAAAAAAATCGTCTCCTTCACCCGCTGCGTCGCCCGATCTGCTAAACCTTGCGTTGCGTTCAAGGTGGGAGGATAGAGCGAAAACAGTCCTAAAGCACCAATCGAACCCCATGTCAAGATGCGCCAATCAAATTCGTCGCTGTGTCCGTACTTGCGGCGCAGTAAGCCCAATCCCGCGACAGCGACAGCGCCGTAGATAAAACCTGTCGTTGCTCCCGAGGCGATCGCGCCGGGAGCTTTCCAAGCGACGCAGCCCAGTTCTAATAAAGGAATTTTCGGACAATTAATCGTACCGAGTTGAACCGCCGCTCCTAGGGCTGCGCCGACTAAACCACCGAGTAAGATTCGCTTCATCTCAACTTCTGTCTAGGGATTGTTCGCCCCATCAACGGTGCGATCGCTGAGAACTACCCCCTTCGCGCGAGGAAACTCCGAAAAATCGAGAACTTCGAGGGGATCGAGCCACTGATTCGCCATTCCCTTCGCTCCGGGTACTGCATTATTCTGCCAGCGTAACTCGAAGTGTAAATTCGAGGCTTTCGTCTTGCCCGTCTTGCCCATCAAAGCAATCTGCTGCCCTTGACGAACGCGATCGCCGACGCGCACCAACAACTTGCTATTGTGACCGTAAACGCTATACATCCCGCCGCCGTGGGCAATCTGAATCGCCATTCCCAATCCATACTCGTCTTCCCCTGCGAACACCACTTCGCCTTCCGCCGTCGCCTGCACGGGCGTACCCTCCGCATTCGCGATATCGACACCGCAATGCACCGAGCAGGTTAAATGCTTTTGCTTATCCAGTCCCCGCGTCAGCGTACCGCGCGCGGGCAGAACAAACAGCGGTTTAATTCCTTTGGGTTTTGAGTTCTGCTCTCCTAAAATCGCCAACTTCAAGCCGGGGTTTTTTTCGCTCGGCGTTTTTCCCGTCAGCGTTCGCTCGACTAATTCCGTCGGCGGTATAACCGAGCGCGGTTTCAAGCGAACATCGACGTGCGCGCCCGAACCAATCCCTGAATTGCCGCTCTTGGCAATAACGTCACCCGTTTTTGCGTTACCGCCCTTACAATCGGACAGATGGAGCAATTGCACGATCGTGCGATTGGGAAGCGCGTACTCTCCCACCAATCCGCCGCCGTTAGCATCTTGCCAGCACTTAACAGTCGTATCCGCGATCGCGTGGAGCGGGGTTCCGACGGGCGTTCCTACATCAATTGCCGGGTGATAGCTGGAACAAGTTGGGCAAGGCTTAGTGCGCGGTCCGTAACCGCTCGTCACCCGATAGCCCGCGATCGCATCTCCCACCTTCGGCGTTTTATTCCAATCTAAACTCAGCTTTGCTTGCTGGCTTGGCGAGCGCAGCGCTGGAATCGGGAATTGCGCGAAAAAACGCCCGAAAGGACTGACTTTGATCGCCCGATTGATATTCGGTTCGACTGTCGAGAGTGCCAGTCCCATCACGATTATTGCGGTGAGGAAATCTCCACGTTTGAGAGCCGACTCTCGTCGCTTGATTTCCCAGTATGGCGTGTCAGCCGATGTGAATCTAAGTAATTCGTTGCTGGAGGGGGGACGGTTTGCCATTGCTCGGTTTGAGAAAGGACAAGACTTGGGGGCGTTTCTCTTTCCTGGAGAGAAACGACATTATTAACCAATTTATTGGTGTCATTTGCGACTTTTTGCGTGCGATCGCTGAAACCGATCGCAAGGTGGGCTGGAGTCAGTCCCGTTAGCGAACAGTAAAACCCAAATACAGCAATTAAAATTGCAACAACGTTGCTCGTTCTAAAGCTAATCATTGTAATCGTCGTCAGATTCGAGAATTTGACCGAACTCGATTGGGGAGTGAAAGATCGAAAGCTAACTCTCCCCAACCTTCCAATTCCCCATTACTTACTTAAGAAACTGCTCGATCGCTTGTTGAGCTTGGGGATCTAATCCATTTGCCGACATCCCAGCTTTCTGTTCGGTCGGGACAGCCGAGCGATCTGCCACTTCCAACAATCGAGAAGAAGCGCGCATCGGAGCGCTTTCCACGGTTGCCGCTGCTGTCGTCACGGGCTGTCGGGCAGCAGGAGTGGTTAATTGTTCTTGTTGGCGCAACTCGACTTCCACCGCTGCAATGCCCGGTTTCATGCCTTTCCAAGTTGTATTCAGCGCGCGACCGACGCTATTACCGGCGCGATACTCTAAATTCGAGTTTTCCGCGATCGGGGCGGGGAAAAGCGCGCCTCGAATCGCGTGAAACCCAAATCCTAACGTCAGGATCGGCAGTGCAATCAAACCGACCAAATAGACCGAGCCGTGTAGCTTATTGCGCCACCAAGCTTTAACGGCAATTTTCTGAGCGGCGACAATACCCGAGGGGTCGAGCGAAAGAATCTCTTCAGCTTGCGCGACGGCATCTTGTCGGGCAATTTGATAAGCTTCCCAACTAACGAGGGCGTTCCCGCGATCGGCGGGAGAAGCATCCATTGGAGGAAGGTAATTATTCCGCCTACTGCTGTATTTGTTACCCATATCTTACTCCTGAAGGTGCGTATCGATATAAAAACGAACGAGAGGGATAAATTCCCAAACCCCACCCAGTCCTCGAAGATCTGGTGCGAGCCTGGTTACTCGCGTAGGGTAGCATTCAAACAAAGCGATCCAACTCATCTAGACTGCGGCGGTCTTCAATGAAGTCTCGATATTCATCAAACATCCTGTCGTGCATGATGCTAGCATCTTCCCATTGTTGCGAAGCACTTTTAACAATTCGCCAAATTTTGTAAATCGTTTCCTCTTTGTTCAATCCTTGCTGTTTGTAGCGGATAAATTGCGCGATCGTCTGCAAGCGTTGCGAAGGCGGTCTCGAGGTCGTCGCCGCTTGGAAGCTAGTTGTTTCGGGACGAGTACGCGCGAACGGCGCGCTATCGGTCGGGCTGAGGGAATCGATCGCGCTCGTATCGGTTCGGGGGGTGCGATCCGCGTCGCGAATCCCTTCGGGCGCGCGGGGGTAAAGGTCGCGCGGCGGCGAGGAGTGGGAGTGCTTCACCGCACTCGGAATACTTTGCAGTTCCGGAAAAGTTTCCAGTAAAACACGAACCTGCATCCATTCTGGCAGATGAATTTCGGATTGTTCGGGCATCCCGTAAATATCTTTGGTCAAACCCCGTAATAACCCGCGTCCCGAGGGCAGGGCGCGACCGGTCGAACTGCGCTCGGCGAATAAGTGAATTTGAACGAAATAATTTTCGAGCAGGTTTTGGACTTCCTCAGAAACCTGTTGCGGTCGCTCTTGACTGACTAAGATTGCAAACTCTTCCTTTTTTAAGGCTTCGGTCGCTGTCGATTTGATTAAGTTAAACGCTTCGGTTCGTTGCGAGGAACAATGGTAAGGATATTGCAAGCAATCTTCCCAAATGGTTGTTACCGGGTACTGAGGCGTTTGGGTAAGGCGTTCTTGATAGTCTCGCAAGCGGAGGTCGATCGCGGTGTAATTAAAGTTACTGCCATACACCGGAAAGCAAGGGGCCCAGGCATTCAGATGTCCTTGAGGATCGTTGACTTCTACTTCGTGCTTGACAAATAGAACCCGCAACAAAGCGATAAATTGCGCGAGTTCCGTTTTCCCCGATCGCGGTTCTCCCCCGATTAAGATCGGCGTAGCTTCGAGGAGTTGCAGAACCCAGCTTTGGGGAGAGTGGCGGAGCTTGTCGAATAACTGTTGTCGGCGTTCTTCAAAACTGCGAGGTTGCAGTTGCGTCGTTCGGGTTTCGAGGATTTCGGTCTCGAGGCTTGCCGACCAACTACTGCCTGCGGGCTTCGAGTCAACGGGCGTTTGCGCTGCGATTGAGGGGGGCAAAATCCCGCGCGGCTGAAACTCGACCGACTCCGTTTCCGGCGTTTTTCCAAATAGCATCCAAATCAAGCCGCCCGTCCCAAAACAGGCAAACATCACCGAAGAGAGGGCAAAAAAGCCACTCCAAGGATGGCGTTTTTCTTTGGCGGGCAGCACGATCGTGACGTTGCTTTCGTTGGTGTTAAAGGCTTCCTGGATCGAGCGGACGGCTCCCGAGAGGGTTTCTTCATCTTGAACTTTAAACTGAGGAATGGCAGCGAAGGCCAAACAAGCTGCAAGGAGATAGCTCCCGACGATCGCGCTCAGCTTAAGGATTGCGGGTTTTGGCATCATGGGGTTTCTCCTCAACTTCTACGCGATACTCGTAGCGATCGCCTAAACTTTTCAAGGCTTTTTCATTAATCCCCTCGCTGGTGTAGTAAAGGGCTAAATCTGACTCGAATTTTTCGGGGATACGCTTGATCAATGCGTCAATCGGAGCAACGGACGACTCCGGGGAACCTATCCGAGCTTCAGAGAGCGCGAGGTATTGGATCATGGCCCCGGCTAGAGCGGCGTTACGTTGGTTTTCCGGCAGCGTGAAGCTTTTTTCCATATCCTTGGAGAGCAATCGCGCAAAGCCTCGCAAGCAGACCTGTTGGGGGCGACCGTAGCATTCAAGCACTTTCGGATTGGTCATGAATTCCGAGGCTTTGCTGCGGTAGCGCAGCGCTTCATCGCCCTGAACTGTTTTCAAGACATATTCCAACCAGAGTTTCATCTGGGCGTAACAGTCCATAATCGTGCGGCCCGTTTCGGGGGCGCAGTAGTTAAGGTCGGTCAGCCAGTTGGGGTCGCGCTGG from Oscillatoria sp. FACHB-1406 includes the following:
- a CDS encoding peptidoglycan DD-metalloendopeptidase family protein gives rise to the protein MGLALSTVEPNINRAIKVSPFGRFFAQFPIPALRSPSQQAKLSLDWNKTPKVGDAIAGYRVTSGYGPRTKPCPTCSSYHPAIDVGTPVGTPLHAIADTTVKCWQDANGGGLVGEYALPNRTIVQLLHLSDCKGGNAKTGDVIAKSGNSGIGSGAHVDVRLKPRSVIPPTELVERTLTGKTPSEKNPGLKLAILGEQNSKPKGIKPLFVLPARGTLTRGLDKQKHLTCSVHCGVDIANAEGTPVQATAEGEVVFAGEDEYGLGMAIQIAHGGGMYSVYGHNSKLLVRVGDRVRQGQQIALMGKTGKTKASNLHFELRWQNNAVPGAKGMANQWLDPLEVLDFSEFPRAKGVVLSDRTVDGANNP
- a CDS encoding iron uptake porin — translated: MLKLLWRYQLIGHAALGAALAVSSAAVAAEGNAALQPEAAQKAAEIELSDATKANLKEVKAAEVVPVAQQDTTTEAKAIEASQPIENAAPKLPVAVALSNEVRPETNATATSSVEQIAQNANNAEILREINLYSNENPAAGQSLQGASKFRDVRPTDWAFQALDDLIKRYDCLVGYPDGTFRGNRPLSRYEFAAGLNACLNQIERLIAEATTDFVTKEDLETLRRLMQEFEAELATLGTRVDNLEARTAFLEDHQFSTTTKLSGEVIFALTNNFGNDRGLNNTLSSIGEAAFGDRVRLTFNTSFTGKDRLVTRLAAGNLRSFTGGSLPFPTGGNPDTTGTYEGTQTFNLQPSENFDNNVKVDWLAYYFPFAGINTLGVNNSYVYVAATGGIWSDIAPTTNPYFEDYDGGNGALSTFASENPIYRVGGGAGAAISFGFSPLESVIGPSTVTLGYLAGEANNPGQSRGLFNGDYAALAQANFNLFDYFAVGLTYVHGYHGYGSPIYGAGSTGTFNDSSQFVSNSGVVGSYMANNPLFQADPGNALGGGGLGIGATVTNSYGAEVAFRPFSGISVSGFVTKTDATLINLGDADIWSWGGGVAFPDFGKQGSVLGFFGGIQPTLRGINSTSPLFSRDTFRMDTGWHVEGFYKYQVTDNISITPGVIWLTRPNQNNNSEPIVIGTLRTTFKF
- a CDS encoding Rrf2 family transcriptional regulator; the encoded protein is MELSCKTEYALLALMELASHYSRGEPLQIRQIATQQGIPDRYLEQILAALRRGGLVLSQRGAKGGYILAREPWKINLLDAIACLESLNSRNKLETLCQTVEGEVLTQVWQEIRDRTLTVLQHYTLQDLCERRDARAQAAIMYYI